In Ochotona princeps isolate mOchPri1 chromosome 21, mOchPri1.hap1, whole genome shotgun sequence, a single genomic region encodes these proteins:
- the ZBTB47 gene encoding zinc finger and BTB domain-containing protein 47, with protein MLLVEKTTDSPAAEFSLVEDVALHFACLMGRLNEQRLFQPDLCDVDLVLVPQRSVFPAHKGVLAAYSQFFHSLFTQNKQLQRVELSLEALAPGGLQQILNFIYTSKLLVNAANVHEVLSAASLLQMADIAASCQELLDARSLGPPGPSTAALAQPVASCAPAAPPYYCDIKQEADAPGLPKIYAREGPDPYSVRVEDGAGTAGDPVPTALGPAQPFFKEEKEGVVEEAGGAPTSLCKLEGGEELEEELGAPGTYGRQEQSQIIVEVNLNNQTLHVSTGPEGKPGTGTSPASMALGRDDGLQRHSEEEEEEEEEEEEEEEEEEGGGSGGGEEEEEEEEEEEGGSPGEEEDEEEEGHSEQEEEEEEEEGHSEQDPESSEEEEEEEEEGEAGARQGPAGSGGRRGSQAEPTPHSRMATRSREGARRRGSPEPEEPGRRSGKRPKPPPGVVSAAARSTPAPDGLGAKVKLEEKQHHPCQKCPRVFNNRWYLEKHMNVTHSRMQICDQCGKRFLLESELLLHRQTDCERNIQCVTCGKAFKKLWSLHEHNKIVHGYAEKKFSCEICEKKFYTMAHVRKHMVAHTKDMPFTCETCGKSFKRSMSLKVHSLQHSGEKPFRCENCNERFQYKYQLRSHMSIHIGHKQFMCQWCGKDFNMKQYFDEHMKTHTGEKPYICEICGKSFTSRPNMKRHRRTHTGEKPYPCDVCGQRFRFSNMLKAHKEKCFRVSHPLASDVPPAGPSLPPTQPQTHALPLLPGLSQTLPPPPHLPPPPPLFPTVANAGGGGSSSGRLNASN; from the exons ATG TTGCTGGTTGAGAAGACAACCGACTCACCGGCGGCCGAGTTCTCGCTGGTGGAGGACGTGGCGCTGCACTTCGCCTGCTTGATGGGCCGCCTGAACGAGCAGCGCCTCTTCCAGCCCGACCTCTGCGACGTGGACCTGGTGCTGGTGCCCCAGCGCAGCGTCTTCCCGGCGCACAAGGGTGTGCTGGCTGCCTACAGCCAGTTCTTTCACTCGCTCTTCACCCAGAACAAGCAGCTGCAGCGTGTGGAGCTGTCCCTGGAGGCGCTGGCGCCCGGTGGCCTGCAGCAGATCCTCAACTTCATCTACACGTCCAAGCTGCTGGTCAACGCGGCCAACGTCCACGAGGTGCTCAGCGCTGCCTCTTTACTGCAGATGGCCGACATAGCTGCATcctgccaggaacttctggaCGCCCGCTCGCTAGGCCCACCAGGCCCAAGCACTGCGGCCCTGGCACAGCCTGTGGCCAGCTGTGCCCCTGCTGCGCCACCCTACTACTGTGACATCAAACAGGAGGCCGACGCCCCCGGCCTGCCCAAGATCTACGCCCGTGAGGGCCCTGACCCCTATTCGGTGCGCGTTGAGGACGGAGCGGGGACCGCTGGGGACCCTGTGCCTACAGCCCTCGGGCCAGCCCAGCCCTTCTTTAAAGAGGAGAAGGAAGGTGTTGTGGAAGAGGCTGGCGGAGCCCCCACCAGCCTGTGCAagctggagggtggggaggagttgGAGGAAGAACTCGGGGCCCCCGGCACCTACGGGCGCCAGGAGCAATCCCAGATCATTGTGGAGGTGAACCTGAACAACCAGACCTTGCACGTGTCCACGGGGCCCGAGGGAAAGCCGGGCACTGGGACCAGCCCGGCCTCCATGGCGCTGGGCCGGGACGATGGGCTGCAGAGACactcagaggaggaggaggaggaagaagaagaagaggaggaagaagaggaggaggaagagggtggaggcagtggtgggggtgaggaggaggaggaagaagaggaggaggaagagggtggcagtcctggagaggaggaagatgaggaggaggaagggcacagtgaacaggaagaggaggaggaggaggaggaaggacacAGCGAGCAGGATCCAGAGAGttccgaggaggaggaggaggaggaggaagaaggggaggccGGGGCCAGGCAGGGGCCGGCAGGCTCTGGGGGCCGCCGGGGCAGCCAGGCAGAGCCCACTCCCCATAGTCGCATGGCCACACGGTCCCGGGAAGGTGCCCGGCGCCGGGGCAGCCCGGAGCCAGAGGAGCCTGGGCGGCGGAGTGGGAAGCGACCTAAGCCACCTCCCGGGGTCGTGTCTGCGGCGGCCCGCAGCACACCAGCCCCTGACGGGCTGGGGGCCAAGGTGAAACTAGAGGAGAAGCAGCACCACCCCTGCCAGAAGTGCCCGCGGGTTTTCAACAACCGCTGGTACCTGGAGAAGCACATGAACGTGACCCACAGCCGCATGCAGATCTGCGACCAGTGTGGCAAGCGCTTCCTGCTGGAGAGCGAGCTGCTGTTGCACCGGCAGACAGACTGCGAGCGCAACATCCAG TGTGTGACGTGCGGCAAAGCTTTCAAGAAGCTTTGGTCCCTCCACGAGCACAACAAGATCGTGCACGGCTATGCGGAGAAGAAGTTTTCGTGCGAGATCTGCGAGAAGAAGTTCTACACCATGGCTCACGTGCGCAAGCACATGGTCG CCCACACCAAGGACATGCCCTTCACGTGCGAAACCTGCGGGAAGTCCTTCAAGCGTAGCATGTCGCTCAAGGTGCACTCGCTGCAGCACTCCGGGGAGAAGCCCTTCCGCTGTGAG AACTGCAACGAGCGCTTCCAGTACAAGTACCAGCTGCGCTCGCACATGAGCATCCACATCGGCCACAAGCAGTTCATGTGCCAGTGGTGCGGCAAGGACTTCAACATGAAGCAGTACTTTGATGAGCACATGAagacccacacag GGGAGAAGCCCTACATCTGTGAGATCTGCGGCAAGAGCTTCACCAGCCGGCCCAACATGAAGCGCCACCGGCGCACGCACACTGGCGAGAAGCCGTACCCATGCGACGTCTGCGGCCAACGCTTCCGCTTCTCCAACATGCTCAAGGCCCACAAGGAGAAGTGCTTCCGCGTCAGCCACCCGCTGGCCAGCGACGTGcctcctgctgggcccagcctgccccccacCCAACCTCAGACCCATGCCCTGCCCCTACTCCCTGGCCTGTCCCAGACCCTGCCACCTCCACCACACCTGCCACCTCCACCACCGCTCTTCCCCACTGTGGCCAAcgctggtggtggtggcagcagtAGCGGCAGGCTGAATGCCAGCAACTAA
- the KLHL40 gene encoding kelch-like protein 40: protein MALSLEQAEEQRLYQQTLLQDGLKDMLDHGKFLDCVVRAGEREFPCHRLVLAACSPYFRARFLAEPESAGELRLEEVSPDVVAQVLHYLYTSEIALDEASVQDLFAAAHRFQIPSIFTICVSFLQKRLCLANCLAVFRLGLLLDCARLAVAARDFICARFTLVARDADFLGLSADELIAIISSDDLNVEKEEAVFEAVMRWASSGDAEAKADRQRALPTVFESVRCRLLPRAFLESRVERHPLVRAQPELLRKVQMVKDAHDGRLTTLRKKKKGKEAATAKEAIKGTEVEKKEEEEEQKEEEERILPGILNDTLRFGMFLQDLIFMVSEQGAVAYDPAANECYCASLSTQIPKNHVSLVTKENQIFVAGGLFYNEDNKEDPMSAYFLQFDHLDSEWLGMPPLPSPRCLFGLGEALNAIYVVGGRELKDGERSLDSVLCYDRLSFKWGESDPLPYVVYGHSVLSHMDLVYVIGGKGADRKCLNKMCVYDPKKFEWKELAPMQTARSLFGATVHDGRIFVAAGVTDTGLTSSAEVYSIVDNKWTPFEAFPQERSSLSLVSLGGTLYALGGFATLETESGELVPTELNDIWRYNEDEKKWEGVLREIAYAAGATFLPVRLNVLRLNKM from the exons ATGGCGCTGAGCTTGGAGCAAGCAGAGGAGCAGCGGCTCTACCAACAGACGCTCCTGCAGGATGGGCTCAAAGACATGCTGGACCACGGCAAGTTCCTGGACTGCGTAGTGCGTGCCGGTGAGCGCGAGTTCCCGTGCCACCGCCTGGTGCTAGCCGCCTGTAGCCCTTACTTCCGGGCGCGCTTTCTGGCCGAGCCAGAGAGCGCAGGTGAGCTGCGCCTGGAAGAAGTGTCCCCGGATGTGGTGGCTCAGGTGCTGCACTACCTGTACACGTCGGAGATCGCGTTGGACGAAGCGAGCGTCCAGGACCTGTTTGCCGCGGCGCACCGCTTCCAGATCCCATCCATCTTCACCATCTGCGTGTCCTTCCTGCAGAAGCGCCTGTGCCTCGCCAACTGCCTGGCCGTCTTCCGCCTGGGCCTCCTGCTCGACTGCGCACGCCTGGCCGTGGCCGCGCGCGATTTCATCTGCGCGCGCTTCACGCTGGTGGCACGTGACGCCGACTTCCTGGGACTCTCGGCCGACGAGCTCATCGCCATCATCTCCAGCGACGACCTCAACGTGGAGAAGGAGGAGGCGGTGTTCGAGGCGGTGATGCGCTGGGCATCCAGCGGCGATGCCGAGGCGAAGGCCGACCGCCAGCGCGCGCTGCCCACCGTCTTCGAGAGCGTGCGCTGCCGCCTGCTGCCGCGTGCCTTCTTGGAGAGCCGCGTGGAGCGCCACCCTCTCGTGCGCGCCCAGCCCGAGCTGCTGCGCAAGGTGCAGATGGTGAAGGATGCGCATGATGGCCGTCTCACCACGCTGCgcaagaagaagaaagggaaggaggcagccactgccaaggaggccatcaAGGGCACCGAAGtggaaaagaaagaggaggaggaagagcagaaggaagaggaagaacgCATTCTTCCTGGGATCCTGAATGACACGCTGCGCTTCGGCATGTTCCTGCAGGACCTCATCTTCATGGTCAGCGAACAGGGCGCCGTGGCCTACGACCCAGCAGCCAATGAGTGCTACTGTGCCTCCCTCTCCACCCAGATCCCCAAGAACCACGTGAGTCTGGTGACCAAGGAGAACCAGATCTTTGTGGCCGGGGGTCTCTTCTACAACGAGGACAACAAGGAGGACCCCATGAGTGCTTACTTCCTTCAG TTTGACCACCTGGACTCAGAATGGCTGGGCATGCCGCCCCTGCCTTCGCCACGCTGTCTCTTTGGCCTGGGAGAGGCTCTCAATGCCATCTATGTGGTGGGCGGCCGGGAGCTTAAGGACGGCGAGCGCAGCCTGGACTCGGTTCTGTGCTACGATAGGCT GTCTTTCAAATGGGGCGAGTCGGACCCGCTGCCCTACGTAGTGTACGGCCACTCAGTGCTCTCCCATATGGATCTTGTCTATGTCATCGGCGGCAAGGGCGCAGACAG GAAATGCCTAAACAAGATGTGTGTCTATGACCCCAAGAAATTTGAGTggaaagaactggcacccatgcagACTGCCCGCTCACTCTTTGGTGCCACTGTGCACGACGGCCGCATTTTCGTGGCAGCCGGGGTCACTGACACGGGGCTGACCAGTTCGGCTGAGGTGTACAGCATTGTGGATAACAA GTGGACACCCTTCGAGGCCTTCCCCCAGGAGCGCAGCTCACTTAGCCTGGTCAGCCTTGGGGGCACCCTGTATGCTCTTGGCGGCTTTGCCACGCTGGAGACTGAGTCCGGAGAGCTGGTGCCCACGGAGCTCAATGACATCTGGAG gtaCAACGAGGATGAGAAGAAATGGGAGGGTGTCCTGCGGGAGATCGCCTATGCTGCTGGCGCCACCTTCCTCCCCGTGCGGCTCAACGTGCTGCGCCTGAACAAGATGTGA